One window of the Synechococcus sp. CC9311 genome contains the following:
- the sat gene encoding sulfate adenylyltransferase, translating to MTASSSSSQRSGVIAPYGGTLVDLMASATEHAALKASATTSIECSDRNACDVELLVVGGFSPERGFMHQADYDSVVAGHRTTSGYLFGLPIVMDTDREDVAVGDKVLLTYKGQDLAVLTVGDKWEPDKVVEAKGCYGTTSLEHPAVRMIATERRRYYLGGLIQGLQLPERVFPCKTPAEVRAGLPDGEDVVAFQCRNPIHRAHYELFTRALHAQNVSENAVVLVHPTCGPTQQDDIPGAVRFQTYERLAAEVDNSRIRWAYLPYAMHMAGPREALQHMIIRRNYGCTHFIIGRDMAGCKSSLSGDDFYGPYDAQNFAKECAPELTMETVPSLNLVFTDEEGYVTAEHAEARGLHVKKLSGTQFRKMLRSGEEIPEWFAFRSVVEVLRAS from the coding sequence ATGACTGCCAGTTCCTCTTCCTCACAGCGCTCCGGGGTGATTGCTCCTTACGGAGGCACCTTGGTGGATTTGATGGCGTCAGCCACGGAGCATGCCGCGCTGAAGGCTTCTGCCACCACAAGCATCGAATGTTCCGATCGCAATGCCTGTGATGTTGAGCTGCTTGTAGTGGGTGGATTCTCTCCAGAGCGCGGATTCATGCATCAGGCCGACTACGACTCCGTTGTTGCCGGGCATCGCACCACGTCTGGATACCTGTTTGGGTTGCCGATCGTGATGGATACCGACCGTGAGGACGTCGCGGTTGGAGACAAGGTGTTGTTGACCTACAAAGGTCAGGATCTCGCTGTTCTCACCGTTGGTGATAAGTGGGAACCCGACAAGGTTGTCGAAGCCAAAGGTTGCTACGGCACCACCTCGCTAGAGCACCCTGCGGTGCGCATGATCGCCACGGAGCGCCGTCGCTACTACCTCGGTGGTTTGATTCAGGGCTTGCAGCTTCCGGAGCGTGTCTTCCCTTGCAAAACGCCAGCTGAGGTCCGAGCAGGCCTCCCCGACGGCGAAGACGTGGTGGCATTCCAGTGTCGTAATCCCATTCATCGCGCCCACTACGAGCTCTTCACCCGTGCACTGCACGCCCAAAATGTCAGTGAGAACGCCGTTGTGCTGGTCCACCCCACCTGTGGGCCCACCCAGCAGGACGACATCCCTGGCGCCGTCCGCTTTCAGACCTATGAACGCCTGGCAGCAGAAGTGGATAATTCGCGCATTCGTTGGGCCTATCTGCCTTATGCCATGCACATGGCGGGTCCTCGTGAAGCCCTGCAGCACATGATCATCCGCCGGAACTACGGCTGCACGCACTTCATCATTGGCCGGGATATGGCTGGCTGTAAATCCTCCCTCTCCGGGGACGATTTTTACGGACCATATGACGCGCAGAATTTCGCCAAAGAATGTGCTCCTGAACTGACGATGGAGACCGTTCCTTCCTTGAATCTCGTCTTTACCGACGAAGAGGGGTATGTCACTGCGGAACATGCGGAGGCCCGCGGTCTGCATGTCAAAAAGCTCAGCGGCACCCAATTCCGCAAGATGCTTCGCAGTGGCGAGGAGATCCCGGAGTGGTTTGCGTTCCGCAGCGTGGTTGAGGTCCTTCGGGCCTCCTGA
- a CDS encoding glycosyl transferase has protein sequence MDFQQGLIATIHDYGLGKLDLPDFRRQLRQRPTSLLIPCLMEEFSRPALGLIREVLAELSGLEELVIALSAETSDDVAAAEAFFSDMPFPVRVHWTNGPAVAESLQSLQTLGLNVTGPPGKGWAVWQGLGVACRNAEIVGLFDADIRTFSPAYPQRMLRPLLDPSLGVAYVKAFYSRLSLETQSLHGRATRLFVGPLLTSLEQIFGPMPYLRYLQSFRYPLAGEFAFTRDLAMNLRIPSDWGLEIGLLSEVYRHVAPRRIAQVDLGLFDHKHKTLGNAPSEGLQRMAGEIFATVLRGLMEHEGRMLSPDQIPTLEVLFRRVGEDRVQQFGLDSAINRLPYNRHSEELAVQSFATLLRPKVEDLMAAPVAHQLPSWSRLLCCTERLQADLAEAGQKRNITAAPNRTPRRHHHRPLMACPPRRPATAA, from the coding sequence ATGGATTTTCAGCAGGGATTAATCGCCACAATTCATGATTATGGGCTCGGGAAGCTGGACCTCCCAGACTTTCGTCGTCAGCTGAGGCAACGCCCAACGTCCTTGCTGATCCCGTGCCTCATGGAAGAATTCAGCCGACCTGCGCTCGGACTGATCCGTGAGGTGCTGGCAGAACTAAGCGGCCTCGAAGAACTTGTGATCGCGTTGTCTGCAGAGACCAGCGACGACGTCGCCGCTGCGGAAGCTTTCTTCTCTGACATGCCATTTCCGGTGCGCGTGCACTGGACGAATGGCCCTGCCGTTGCCGAATCACTGCAGTCTCTTCAGACCCTTGGCCTCAATGTGACCGGACCACCCGGGAAAGGCTGGGCTGTGTGGCAAGGACTTGGTGTGGCTTGCAGGAACGCTGAGATCGTTGGACTCTTTGATGCCGACATCCGCACCTTTTCACCGGCGTATCCACAAAGAATGCTGCGACCGCTGCTGGATCCCTCTCTCGGTGTGGCTTACGTGAAAGCGTTTTACAGCCGTCTTTCGCTCGAGACCCAATCTCTCCATGGAAGGGCAACACGCCTGTTTGTGGGTCCACTCCTCACCAGCCTGGAGCAGATTTTTGGCCCGATGCCTTACTTGCGCTATCTCCAATCCTTTCGCTACCCCTTAGCCGGCGAGTTCGCGTTCACCAGAGATCTGGCCATGAATTTGCGCATTCCTTCCGACTGGGGACTCGAAATTGGTTTGCTTTCGGAGGTGTATCGCCATGTGGCTCCTCGGCGCATCGCCCAAGTGGATCTCGGCTTGTTTGATCACAAGCACAAAACACTGGGCAATGCTCCCTCTGAGGGGTTGCAACGCATGGCCGGTGAAATTTTTGCCACGGTGCTTCGTGGACTCATGGAGCATGAGGGTCGGATGTTGTCTCCAGACCAAATCCCAACGCTTGAAGTGCTGTTCCGGCGCGTGGGCGAAGACCGTGTCCAACAGTTTGGATTGGATTCAGCCATCAATCGTCTGCCTTACAACCGACACAGCGAGGAACTTGCTGTCCAGAGCTTCGCAACCTTGTTGCGTCCCAAAGTTGAGGACTTGATGGCAGCGCCAGTCGCCCATCAGCTCCCGAGCTGGTCGAGGTTGCTGTGCTGCACCGAACGCTTACAAGCAGACCTTGCCGAAGCAGGCCAAAAACGAAACATCACTGCAGCTCCCAACAGAACACCACGTCGTCATCACCATCGCCCCCTGATGGCCTGTCCACCGAGACGTCCTGCGACAGCAGCATGA
- the aroC gene encoding chorismate synthase, producing MGSSFGKLFRISTFGESHGGGVGVIVDGCPPRLKLDLEAIQADLDRRRPGQSRITTPRKEADQVEILSGLLDGVTLGTPIAMVVRNKDQRPQDYKDMEVAFRPSHADATYQVKYGIQARSGGGRASARETIGRVAAGAIARQLLKQANGTEVIAWVKQIHDLEASVDPSSVTPEQVEGNIVRCPDAGMAEQMIQRIEAIGQEGDSCGGVIECVVRKASTGLGMPVFDKLEADLAKAVMSLPATKGFEIGSGFAGTLLKGSAHNDAFLPTQDGTLHTATNYSGGIQGGISNGEPILIRVAFKPTATIRKEQQTINAAGEATTLSAKGRHDPCVLPRAVPMVEAMVSLVLADHLLRQQGQCSLW from the coding sequence ATGGGCAGCAGCTTCGGAAAACTGTTTCGGATCAGCACCTTTGGGGAATCCCATGGTGGAGGCGTGGGCGTCATTGTGGATGGCTGCCCGCCCAGGCTGAAATTAGATCTAGAAGCCATTCAGGCAGACCTCGACCGCAGACGTCCGGGGCAAAGTCGCATCACCACCCCAAGGAAAGAAGCCGATCAAGTTGAAATTCTCAGCGGCTTACTCGATGGGGTGACCCTGGGTACACCGATTGCGATGGTGGTGCGCAACAAGGACCAACGACCTCAGGACTACAAAGACATGGAAGTGGCCTTTCGCCCCTCCCATGCCGATGCCACGTACCAGGTGAAGTACGGCATTCAGGCCCGCAGTGGCGGTGGCAGGGCCTCAGCGCGGGAAACGATTGGACGTGTTGCAGCGGGAGCTATCGCCAGGCAGCTTCTGAAACAAGCCAATGGCACTGAAGTCATCGCTTGGGTGAAGCAAATCCACGATCTCGAGGCGAGCGTTGATCCCAGTTCAGTCACACCCGAACAAGTGGAAGGCAACATCGTGCGCTGCCCTGATGCAGGAATGGCCGAACAGATGATTCAACGCATTGAAGCGATCGGCCAAGAGGGAGATTCCTGCGGCGGGGTGATTGAGTGCGTGGTGAGGAAAGCGAGCACGGGATTGGGAATGCCCGTCTTCGACAAGTTAGAAGCTGACCTGGCTAAAGCCGTGATGTCACTGCCCGCCACCAAGGGCTTTGAAATCGGATCGGGATTTGCCGGCACTCTGCTGAAGGGCAGTGCCCACAACGATGCGTTTCTGCCCACCCAGGATGGAACCTTGCATACGGCCACCAACTATTCCGGAGGCATTCAAGGAGGGATCAGCAATGGCGAACCAATTTTGATCCGCGTGGCCTTCAAGCCAACGGCCACCATCCGCAAGGAGCAACAGACCATCAACGCGGCAGGGGAGGCCACCACGCTCTCAGCAAAAGGACGCCACGACCCTTGCGTCTTGCCAAGAGCCGTTCCGATGGTGGAAGCCATGGTGTCCTTGGTGCTTGCCGATCACCTTCTCAGGCAGCAGGGGCAGTGCAGCCTTTGGTGA
- the psbO gene encoding photosystem II manganese-stabilizing polypeptide produces the protein MRIRPLLAMVLALCLFVVTACSGGAEAIDRSNVTYDDIRNTGKANDCPTLPDSARGSISLTAGSAYELRGICMHPSQVFVKGEPANKRQEAQFVEGKILTRYTSSLDEVFGDLSVGANGLSFSEKGGIDFQPITVLVPGGEEFPFTFSSKNLQATADGSSLTTSTDFNGTYRTPSYRTSNFIDPKGRALTTGVDYPQGLVGLGGDYEELESENVKRYIDGTGEMSFSITKVDPETGEFAGVFTAIQPSDSDMGGREIVDVKISGEVFGRLEEA, from the coding sequence ATGCGCATCCGTCCCCTGCTGGCCATGGTGCTGGCCCTCTGTCTCTTCGTTGTAACCGCCTGCAGTGGTGGTGCTGAGGCCATAGATCGATCCAACGTCACCTATGACGACATCCGCAATACGGGCAAGGCCAATGATTGCCCCACCCTTCCTGATTCGGCTCGTGGCTCCATCAGCCTCACGGCAGGCTCCGCTTACGAACTGCGTGGGATCTGTATGCATCCGTCCCAGGTTTTCGTGAAAGGTGAACCCGCAAATAAGCGTCAAGAAGCGCAATTCGTTGAGGGCAAAATCCTCACCCGTTACACCTCGAGCTTGGATGAAGTCTTTGGCGATCTCAGCGTTGGTGCGAACGGCCTGAGCTTCAGTGAAAAAGGCGGCATTGATTTCCAGCCGATCACCGTCTTGGTTCCTGGTGGTGAGGAATTCCCCTTCACCTTCTCAAGCAAAAACCTTCAAGCCACGGCTGATGGTTCATCACTCACAACAAGTACTGACTTCAACGGCACTTACCGCACACCTAGCTACCGCACCAGTAACTTCATCGATCCCAAGGGTCGCGCCTTAACCACTGGTGTGGACTATCCCCAGGGACTCGTCGGTCTTGGTGGTGATTACGAGGAGCTTGAGAGCGAAAACGTCAAGCGCTACATCGATGGCACGGGCGAGATGAGCTTTTCGATCACCAAGGTGGATCCGGAAACCGGTGAATTTGCTGGCGTCTTCACGGCGATTCAACCCTCCGATTCCGACATGGGTGGTCGCGAAATCGTTGACGTGAAGATCAGTGGAGAGGTCTTCGGTCGTCTTGAGGAGGCTTGA
- a CDS encoding bifunctional 4-hydroxy-2-oxoglutarate aldolase/2-dehydro-3-deoxy-phosphogluconate aldolase: protein MYELLSTSDRQQWLMASLRRQPLIVVLRPKESDLLGPFLQSLLCQRLDQLVDLGVHHIEIAWMDHSHWSDLITAIRLRHPALQLGVASVTSERGLQAVIDLDLPYAMSPLLDQGLVLMAHQHNCCFVPGVMTPTEIRQAFVLGCHVVKLFPAVVLGLDYHRQISAPMGDLPFMIAAGGLTVADLDPWLSAGYDAIALGRGVLSTTDAIADLRDWLT, encoded by the coding sequence ATGTACGAATTGCTGAGTACGTCTGATCGTCAGCAGTGGTTGATGGCCTCGTTGCGCCGTCAGCCACTCATCGTTGTTTTGCGGCCTAAGGAGAGTGATCTCCTTGGGCCGTTTTTGCAGTCACTGTTGTGTCAACGCCTCGATCAATTGGTTGATCTTGGTGTCCATCACATTGAAATTGCCTGGATGGACCACTCGCACTGGAGTGATCTGATAACGGCAATCCGCCTGCGGCATCCAGCCCTTCAGCTGGGAGTCGCGTCTGTCACGTCTGAACGCGGTCTCCAAGCAGTGATCGATCTCGATCTGCCCTATGCAATGTCTCCGCTCTTGGATCAGGGCCTGGTCTTGATGGCTCATCAACACAACTGTTGTTTTGTTCCTGGTGTGATGACGCCAACCGAAATTCGGCAAGCTTTTGTTCTTGGTTGCCATGTTGTGAAATTGTTTCCAGCTGTTGTGCTCGGCCTCGATTACCACCGGCAGATTTCAGCGCCGATGGGGGATCTGCCCTTCATGATTGCTGCCGGAGGCTTGACTGTGGCCGACTTGGATCCATGGCTATCAGCTGGTTACGACGCGATTGCTCTCGGTCGTGGCGTTCTCAGTACCACGGATGCCATCGCTGATCTACGTGATTGGTTGACGTGA
- a CDS encoding OsmC family protein, whose amino-acid sequence MTAIQCRYTGDLHCTAQHGPSGSVLNTDAPTDHDGLGESFSPTDLLATALGTCILTIMGLAARRRGWDLVDASVIVEKTMTTEGPRRIESLQAQISLPVALSQEQKTLLKRVANDCPVKRNLDTSITIDLIWNDASSTAL is encoded by the coding sequence ATGACAGCGATTCAATGCCGATATACAGGTGACTTGCACTGCACGGCTCAGCACGGACCCTCGGGGTCCGTCTTGAACACCGATGCGCCAACTGATCATGACGGCCTTGGCGAAAGCTTTTCGCCGACTGACCTACTGGCGACAGCCCTTGGAACCTGCATCTTGACCATCATGGGTCTCGCCGCACGGCGCCGCGGCTGGGACCTCGTTGACGCCAGCGTCATCGTTGAAAAAACAATGACAACAGAAGGACCGCGCCGCATTGAAAGCCTTCAAGCTCAGATCAGCCTCCCTGTTGCCCTTAGTCAGGAACAGAAGACCTTGCTGAAGCGTGTCGCGAATGATTGCCCCGTTAAACGAAACCTCGACACTTCAATCACGATTGATTTGATCTGGAACGATGCAAGTTCTACGGCTCTCTAG
- a CDS encoding alpha-amylase family glycosyl hydrolase, with protein sequence MRQQFAELCSIPDALGKGTVSKLLMAHKWLPSLLTELYEHHSSEDLNLLSSQLLHSERSASEKAVSESLDVGSADATATGARWDSSSCVLIAYADTVSADDQPGLRCLQALLHEHFNGLSSVVHVLPFLRSTSDGGFAVASHEEIEQRFGDWNDLAALAEGRQLMADLVLNHISASHPWVRAFLKGEQPGARCVLAAAPNPCWDNVVRPRSSALFTTLATDRGPETVWTTFGPDQVDVNWREPEVLLGFTRLLDLFCSYGVQWLRLDAVGFVWKEPLSDCIHQPQAHRLVEVLRLLLESRCPQGVVVTETNVPEQENLSYLTTGSEAHLAYNFPLPPLVLEACLSRRADLLNNWLARWPQLPQGTGLLNFTACHDGIGLRPLEGLMESDRLLQLLKQCEQRGGLVSHRRLADGLEVPYEINISWWSAMAAPGRDPSHHQRARFLLTQLLLLTLPGVPAFYLPALLATPNDNARFLLSGHRRDLNRPQFQLDRLERLLVDVESDTPQVVASLQQAMAVRRGQAALDPFAPMKVLSEGRSDLVILQRGEGASTLFAIHNFSDVRLSFPLSTLANATGCVWHDVLKGHSLVAGQTALDLEPFAVHWLTR encoded by the coding sequence ATGCGACAACAATTTGCGGAGCTCTGTTCCATACCTGATGCACTTGGCAAAGGCACGGTGTCGAAGCTGTTAATGGCGCATAAGTGGTTGCCATCGCTTCTGACGGAGCTCTATGAACACCATTCTTCGGAGGATCTCAATCTGCTGTCGTCGCAATTGCTGCATTCCGAGCGGTCCGCTTCGGAGAAGGCCGTTTCAGAGTCGCTTGATGTTGGGAGTGCGGACGCAACGGCAACGGGTGCGCGTTGGGATTCCTCGAGTTGTGTGTTGATTGCCTATGCCGATACGGTGAGTGCCGATGATCAGCCTGGGCTCCGTTGTTTGCAGGCCCTTCTTCACGAGCATTTCAACGGGCTCTCATCCGTCGTGCATGTGTTGCCCTTCTTGCGCTCAACCAGTGATGGCGGTTTTGCCGTTGCCAGTCATGAGGAGATTGAACAACGCTTCGGTGATTGGAATGACTTGGCCGCGTTAGCTGAAGGCCGCCAGTTGATGGCTGATTTGGTTCTCAATCACATTTCAGCGTCTCACCCTTGGGTGCGAGCTTTCCTGAAGGGAGAGCAACCTGGAGCGCGATGTGTGTTGGCTGCTGCTCCCAACCCTTGTTGGGACAATGTGGTGCGCCCGCGTAGCTCAGCCCTCTTCACCACATTGGCAACAGATCGGGGCCCAGAAACGGTCTGGACCACGTTCGGACCCGATCAAGTTGATGTGAACTGGCGAGAGCCTGAAGTGTTGTTGGGGTTCACACGACTGCTCGATCTTTTTTGCAGTTATGGCGTCCAATGGTTGCGCCTTGATGCCGTGGGGTTTGTTTGGAAAGAGCCTTTGAGTGATTGCATCCATCAGCCTCAGGCTCATCGGTTGGTGGAAGTGTTGCGTCTTCTCTTGGAGTCGCGATGTCCTCAGGGAGTGGTGGTGACAGAGACGAATGTCCCGGAGCAGGAAAATCTGTCTTATTTGACCACGGGTTCTGAAGCGCACCTCGCCTACAACTTCCCATTACCTCCGCTGGTCCTCGAGGCATGTCTCAGTCGTCGTGCTGATCTGCTGAACAACTGGCTGGCGCGTTGGCCTCAGCTCCCTCAGGGAACAGGCCTGCTCAATTTCACGGCATGTCATGACGGGATTGGTTTGCGGCCACTCGAAGGGCTGATGGAATCCGATCGCTTGCTCCAGTTGCTGAAGCAATGCGAGCAGAGGGGTGGCTTGGTGAGTCACCGGCGCTTGGCGGATGGACTGGAGGTTCCTTATGAAATCAACATCAGCTGGTGGAGTGCCATGGCGGCTCCAGGGAGGGATCCATCACACCATCAACGAGCGCGTTTTTTGTTGACGCAATTGTTGCTGTTGACGTTGCCCGGTGTGCCTGCGTTTTATTTGCCGGCGTTATTGGCAACTCCTAATGACAATGCCAGATTTCTCCTCAGCGGTCATCGGCGCGATCTCAACCGTCCTCAATTTCAACTCGACCGCCTAGAGCGTTTGTTGGTTGATGTTGAAAGCGATACCCCTCAGGTGGTGGCGTCACTGCAACAAGCGATGGCTGTCCGTCGTGGCCAGGCGGCGCTAGATCCCTTCGCCCCAATGAAGGTCCTGAGCGAAGGGCGCTCTGATCTGGTGATTCTGCAGAGGGGTGAAGGGGCAAGCACTCTGTTTGCGATTCACAATTTCAGTGATGTTCGCCTCAGTTTCCCTTTAAGCACCCTTGCTAACGCCACAGGGTGTGTTTGGCATGACGTTTTGAAAGGACATTCTCTTGTTGCCGGCCAAACGGCTCTCGATCTTGAGCCGTTTGCTGTGCATTGGTTAACTCGATGA
- a CDS encoding HAD-IIB family hydrolase: MTKTDALCSIPWWVVTDLDGTLMDHDYNWEPAREAIRGLQLKGIPVIPCTSKTAVEVKHFRAAVGLKDPYIVENGGAIHGETSDGEPWELVLGCPVAELRPVLLELEQLLSEPLQPIDALSDQEAFDLLGLQGKALQLACTRCWSLPFVPPSASARQRLPDLANRLGFAVVQGNRMGHLLGVDVSKGRALEVLKQRRAGSPVRVLALGDSPNDQPLLDAGDLSVVVPGANGPHPVFAEAIAQGRYQLASACHAQGWAEAVFQYILNEQS, encoded by the coding sequence ATGACTAAAACAGATGCTCTGTGCTCAATCCCCTGGTGGGTCGTCACCGATCTCGATGGGACCCTGATGGACCATGACTACAACTGGGAGCCGGCACGGGAGGCGATTCGTGGCTTGCAGCTAAAGGGAATTCCGGTGATTCCCTGTACGAGCAAAACGGCGGTGGAGGTGAAACATTTCAGGGCTGCCGTTGGGTTGAAGGACCCGTACATCGTTGAAAACGGAGGGGCTATTCATGGGGAAACCAGTGATGGTGAGCCATGGGAGCTTGTATTGGGATGCCCTGTCGCTGAGCTTCGCCCGGTTTTGCTTGAGCTTGAGCAGTTGCTCAGTGAACCATTGCAACCTATTGACGCACTTTCGGATCAAGAAGCTTTCGACCTTCTTGGGTTGCAGGGCAAAGCGCTGCAGTTGGCGTGTACGAGATGTTGGAGTTTGCCCTTTGTTCCCCCTTCCGCATCAGCGCGGCAACGGTTGCCAGATCTCGCCAACCGGCTTGGATTCGCTGTGGTTCAGGGCAACCGTATGGGTCACCTACTCGGAGTCGATGTCAGCAAGGGTCGAGCGCTTGAGGTTTTGAAGCAGCGCCGTGCTGGCTCTCCCGTGCGGGTGCTCGCATTGGGTGACTCTCCCAATGACCAGCCCCTTCTTGATGCTGGTGATCTCTCCGTTGTGGTGCCGGGTGCGAATGGTCCCCATCCGGTCTTTGCTGAAGCCATTGCTCAAGGCCGCTATCAGTTGGCTTCTGCTTGCCATGCGCAGGGCTGGGCAGAGGCGGTCTTTCAGTACATTCTCAATGAACAGAGCTGA
- the ftsH3 gene encoding ATP-dependent zinc metalloprotease FtsH3 encodes MNKRWRNVGLYVLLVVVVIVVGTAFLDRPDPATAARTLRYSDFVESVQEDQVSRVLLSPDRGTAQIVETDGRRAEVNLAPDKDLLKMLTDHNVDIAVQPSRQPGAWQQAATSLIFPLLLLGGLFFLFRRAQGGGGGGGNQAMNFGKSKARVQMEPTTQVTFGDVAGIEGAKLELTEVVDFLKNPDRFTAVGAKIPKGCLLVGPPGTGKTLLAKAVAGEAGVPFFSISGSEFVEMFVGVGASRVRDLFEQAKKNAPCIVFIDEIDAVGRQRGAGLGGGNDEREQTLNQLLTEMDGFEGNTGIIIIAATNRPDVLDSALMRPGRFDRQVTVDRPDYAGRLQILGVHARSKTLSKDVDLDKVARRTPGYTGADLANLLNEAAILAARRQLTEVSNDEISDAIERIMVGPEKKDRVMSERRKRLVAYHEAGHALVGALMPDYDAVQKISIIPRGNAGGLTFFTPSEERMESGLYSRTYLQNQMAVALGGRVAEEIVYGEDEVTTGASNDLQQVASVARQMVTRFGMSDKLGPVALGRAQGGMFLGRDIAAERDFSEDTAATIDSEVSDLVDVAYHRATKVLNDNRSVLDELAEMLVESETVDSQELQDLLIRRDVRIAEYV; translated from the coding sequence TTGAACAAGCGTTGGCGCAATGTGGGGCTTTATGTCCTGCTCGTAGTGGTAGTGATCGTTGTGGGTACTGCGTTCCTTGACCGCCCAGATCCTGCAACTGCAGCCCGCACGCTGCGGTACAGCGACTTTGTGGAATCCGTTCAGGAAGATCAAGTCAGCAGAGTTTTGCTGTCTCCCGACCGGGGAACCGCTCAAATTGTTGAGACCGATGGTCGTCGGGCGGAGGTCAACCTCGCTCCGGACAAGGATTTGCTGAAGATGCTGACGGATCACAACGTTGACATTGCGGTGCAGCCTTCACGCCAGCCAGGCGCTTGGCAGCAAGCAGCAACCAGCTTGATCTTCCCGCTGCTGCTTCTTGGCGGCCTGTTTTTCCTGTTCCGCCGCGCCCAGGGTGGCGGCGGCGGCGGTGGAAACCAAGCCATGAATTTCGGCAAGAGCAAGGCACGGGTCCAAATGGAGCCCACCACACAAGTTACCTTCGGTGATGTGGCTGGAATTGAAGGCGCCAAGCTCGAGCTCACTGAGGTGGTCGACTTCCTCAAAAATCCAGATCGTTTCACGGCTGTAGGAGCGAAAATCCCTAAGGGTTGTTTGCTTGTTGGCCCTCCAGGTACAGGTAAAACGCTGCTCGCAAAAGCAGTGGCCGGTGAGGCAGGAGTGCCCTTCTTCTCAATCTCAGGTTCTGAGTTTGTGGAGATGTTCGTGGGTGTTGGTGCCAGCCGTGTACGCGACCTGTTTGAACAGGCCAAGAAAAACGCCCCTTGCATCGTGTTCATTGATGAGATCGATGCAGTCGGTCGACAGCGTGGCGCTGGTCTTGGCGGAGGTAACGACGAGCGTGAACAAACCTTGAACCAGCTCCTTACGGAGATGGATGGTTTTGAAGGCAATACCGGAATCATCATCATTGCTGCAACCAACCGACCTGACGTATTGGATTCAGCCCTAATGCGCCCAGGGCGTTTCGATCGCCAGGTCACGGTTGATCGTCCTGACTACGCCGGACGTCTCCAAATTCTTGGCGTCCACGCCCGCAGTAAAACCCTCTCGAAGGATGTTGACCTCGACAAGGTGGCTCGCCGGACTCCTGGGTATACAGGTGCTGACTTGGCCAACCTTCTCAATGAAGCCGCCATCCTTGCGGCCCGCCGCCAACTCACTGAGGTGAGCAACGACGAGATCAGCGATGCGATCGAGCGCATCATGGTGGGCCCCGAGAAGAAAGATCGGGTGATGAGCGAGCGTCGCAAGCGTCTGGTTGCTTATCACGAGGCTGGCCATGCACTGGTGGGTGCTTTGATGCCTGATTACGACGCTGTTCAGAAGATTTCGATCATTCCCCGTGGCAATGCTGGTGGTTTGACCTTCTTCACACCGAGCGAAGAAAGGATGGAATCTGGCCTTTATTCACGCACCTATCTTCAAAACCAAATGGCTGTGGCGTTGGGTGGCCGGGTTGCAGAGGAGATCGTCTATGGGGAAGACGAGGTCACAACGGGTGCCTCCAACGATCTCCAGCAGGTAGCTTCAGTGGCCCGTCAGATGGTCACTCGCTTTGGGATGAGCGACAAGCTGGGCCCTGTTGCCCTTGGCCGTGCTCAAGGAGGCATGTTCTTGGGTCGTGACATCGCGGCTGAACGTGACTTCTCAGAAGACACTGCCGCAACGATTGATTCTGAAGTCTCTGATCTTGTTGATGTGGCCTATCACCGTGCCACCAAGGTGCTGAACGACAACCGTTCTGTTCTTGATGAGCTCGCTGAAATGCTGGTTGAAAGCGAAACTGTTGATTCTCAGGAGTTACAGGATCTGTTGATCCGACGTGATGTACGAATTGCTGAGTACGTCTGA
- a CDS encoding cupin domain-containing protein, which yields MNKRNPSEVVEKLVEEWKLQPHPEGGWYRELHRSSVLVIRPDQQQRCAISTILYLLDSGSLSRWHRVSHADEVWTHLQGAPLSLWCLKPKADQATREVLSMHNPVQVIPADHWQAAKAEGPYSLVSCCVGPGFSFEDFTMLRDLPESERPTAALPDLI from the coding sequence ATGAACAAACGCAACCCTTCAGAAGTCGTTGAGAAGCTGGTAGAGGAATGGAAGCTGCAACCCCATCCAGAGGGCGGGTGGTATCGCGAGCTGCATCGAAGCTCTGTGCTTGTGATTCGACCTGATCAGCAACAGCGCTGTGCCATCAGCACAATCTTGTATCTCTTGGATTCAGGATCGCTGAGTCGGTGGCACAGGGTGAGCCATGCCGATGAGGTGTGGACCCATCTACAAGGAGCACCCCTAAGTCTGTGGTGCCTCAAGCCCAAGGCTGATCAGGCCACTCGAGAGGTGTTGTCGATGCATAACCCTGTTCAGGTCATTCCAGCGGATCACTGGCAGGCCGCCAAAGCCGAAGGTCCTTACAGCCTGGTGAGTTGTTGTGTTGGACCTGGATTCAGCTTTGAAGATTTCACCATGCTCAGAGATCTTCCAGAAAGCGAACGTCCAACGGCAGCGCTTCCTGATCTGATCTGA